In Asanoa sp. WMMD1127, one genomic interval encodes:
- a CDS encoding MFS transporter, whose product MSLLADVDFRRYWLARMVSLTGSLVTYVALPVLIYSVTGSSLWTAFVVVAEGVPYLCFGLFAGALADRLDRRRVMVIADLVNAVVLGSIPAAWAFGVLTAPHVLVVAFLTQILFVFFDAANFGALPALVGRARIAAANSAVHGGGTVLEIIVPGLAGVLITLTAPAPLLLVDAVSFAVSALLVRAIATPLQTGVPGPPGGMLRDIREGVVFLSRHSIVRTQTVIGCLQSMTGGAFMGQFVPWLDQTLGIRPTNDARLGIMYGVWGAGGIVAAVLFPRLSRRLGEPRVTLWFLPLSALAGLACGLATNWVVAAAMLGLWAIVYSMVVLTAITLRQRVTPDRLQSRVNTAGRMISFGVGWPVGALLGGLVSEATDPRTAIIWTAAMTGIGVVFAWLSPLRRLAGEPIPDADETPTPAQREPVPAPDRIEA is encoded by the coding sequence GTGAGCCTCCTCGCCGACGTCGACTTCCGCCGCTACTGGCTCGCCCGCATGGTTTCGCTCACCGGCTCGCTGGTCACCTACGTGGCGCTCCCGGTGCTGATCTACTCGGTGACCGGCTCGAGCCTGTGGACCGCGTTCGTCGTCGTCGCCGAGGGCGTGCCCTACCTCTGCTTCGGCCTGTTCGCCGGCGCCCTGGCCGACCGCCTCGACCGCCGCCGCGTGATGGTGATCGCCGACCTGGTCAACGCGGTCGTGCTCGGCTCGATCCCGGCGGCCTGGGCGTTCGGCGTGCTGACCGCGCCACACGTGCTGGTCGTCGCGTTCCTGACCCAGATCCTGTTCGTCTTCTTCGACGCGGCCAACTTCGGCGCCCTGCCGGCGCTGGTCGGCCGTGCCCGCATCGCCGCCGCCAACTCGGCCGTCCACGGCGGCGGCACGGTCCTGGAGATCATCGTGCCCGGCCTCGCCGGTGTGCTGATCACGCTGACCGCCCCCGCGCCGCTGCTGCTCGTCGACGCGGTGTCGTTCGCGGTGTCGGCGCTGCTGGTGCGGGCGATCGCCACGCCGCTGCAGACGGGCGTGCCCGGCCCGCCGGGGGGCATGCTCCGCGACATCCGCGAAGGCGTCGTCTTCCTGAGCCGGCATTCGATCGTCCGCACACAGACCGTCATCGGCTGCCTGCAGTCGATGACGGGCGGCGCCTTCATGGGCCAGTTCGTGCCGTGGCTCGACCAGACGCTCGGCATCCGCCCGACAAACGACGCACGCCTGGGCATCATGTACGGCGTCTGGGGCGCCGGCGGCATCGTGGCCGCGGTGCTGTTCCCGCGCCTGTCGCGGCGGCTGGGCGAGCCGCGGGTGACGCTGTGGTTCCTGCCGCTCTCGGCGCTGGCCGGCCTGGCCTGCGGCCTGGCCACCAACTGGGTGGTCGCGGCGGCCATGCTGGGTCTGTGGGCCATCGTCTACTCGATGGTGGTGCTGACCGCGATCACGCTGCGGCAGCGGGTCACGCCCGACCGACTACAGAGCCGGGTCAACACCGCCGGCCGCATGATCTCGTTCGGCGTCGGCTGGCCGGTGGGCGCGCTGCTTGGCGGTCTGGTCTCGGAGGCGACCGATCCCCGGACGGCCATCATCTGGACGGCGGCCATGACGGGGATCGGGGTGGTGTTCGCGTGGCTGTCACCGCTGCGGCGGCTGGCCGGCGAGCCGATCCCGGACGCCGACGAGACGCCGACGCCCGCGCAGCGGGAGCCGGTGCCGGCGCCCGACCGCATCGAGGCGTAG
- a CDS encoding FAD-dependent oxidoreductase, which yields MRTEARVVIVGGGVAGCSIAYHLARLGWTDVLLLEQHELTEGTTWHSAGFVGQLRSTISQTRMIMYSSSLYAELAERTGLDPGWRGVGGVRLATTPAREEELLRQASSATTYGLEMELLSPAALATRMPFLDVSDVRSAGWLPGDGYLRPDALAGALAAGARSLGVTIATGVTVTGVEVVGGRVAAVETSHGRVATEIVVNAAGAAAGHVGALAGVAIPVVPIKHQYVVSSPLPLDDLPALPTVRDPDHIVYFRGGGDPPDGLLIGGYIRTPPVCWPSSGPPLASPRSLFPPDLSLFAESWAAGRRRVPALRSASIARVVNGAEAFTPDGEFLLGETAVRGFWVAAGFCVHGLAAAGGVGKAIAEWIVDGQPELDMSTMDIRRFGPHAASRSWATAKALDAYSRYYDVVYPHTEWTAGRPLRRSAIWPRTLEAALGEKAGWERVNWFPARPSDPDAVRPAGWAGRVWSPAIAAECRATASAAGLFDQSSFAKLDVRGPGAAAFLQWMCANDVSRPVGAVTYTQLLNARGGIEADLTVTRLGPDHFRVVTSTASGVRDAAWLRRHAPADVVVDDVTGAYGCLCLWGPAAREIVAPLVDGSLDTRFMRASRVTLGPVPVLAQRVTFVGEFGWEFYAPTEYVLTLWDLMVDAGAPHGLRPAGYRAIESMRLEKGYRVWGSDITPETTPNEAGLSFAVRTDKDFLGSAALRGASPTRRLRCLVLDDPTAVCLGTEPVRVAGEPVGRVTSGGYGYRVEASIAYAYLPSTVEPGERVEVGMFGGWQDATVVREPLYDPENRRIRG from the coding sequence GTGCGGACCGAAGCGCGCGTGGTGATCGTCGGTGGCGGGGTCGCGGGCTGCAGCATCGCCTACCACCTGGCCCGGCTGGGCTGGACCGACGTGCTGCTGCTCGAGCAGCACGAGCTGACCGAGGGCACCACCTGGCATTCGGCGGGCTTCGTAGGCCAGCTGCGCTCCACGATCAGCCAGACCCGCATGATCATGTATTCGTCGTCGCTCTACGCCGAGCTGGCCGAGCGCACGGGTCTGGACCCCGGGTGGCGTGGCGTCGGCGGCGTCCGGCTGGCCACGACGCCCGCGCGCGAGGAGGAGCTGCTGCGCCAGGCGTCCTCGGCGACGACGTACGGCCTGGAGATGGAATTGCTCTCCCCCGCCGCCCTGGCGACGCGGATGCCTTTCCTGGACGTGTCGGACGTGCGGTCGGCCGGCTGGCTGCCCGGCGACGGCTACCTGCGGCCGGACGCGCTGGCCGGCGCGCTGGCGGCGGGTGCCCGTTCGCTCGGCGTCACCATCGCGACCGGGGTCACCGTGACCGGGGTCGAGGTGGTCGGCGGCCGGGTCGCCGCGGTGGAGACGTCGCACGGCCGGGTCGCCACCGAGATCGTGGTCAACGCGGCCGGCGCGGCGGCCGGGCACGTCGGCGCGCTCGCGGGGGTCGCGATCCCGGTCGTGCCGATCAAGCACCAGTACGTGGTCAGCTCGCCGCTCCCCCTCGACGACCTGCCGGCCCTGCCGACGGTGCGCGACCCGGACCACATCGTCTACTTCCGTGGCGGCGGCGATCCGCCGGACGGGCTGTTGATCGGCGGGTACATCCGCACGCCGCCGGTGTGCTGGCCGTCGTCGGGACCACCGCTGGCGTCGCCGCGATCGCTGTTCCCGCCGGACCTTTCGCTGTTCGCGGAGTCCTGGGCGGCCGGCCGGCGTCGGGTGCCCGCGTTGCGCTCGGCGTCGATCGCGCGGGTGGTCAACGGCGCCGAGGCGTTCACGCCCGACGGCGAGTTCCTGCTGGGCGAGACGGCGGTACGCGGCTTCTGGGTGGCGGCCGGCTTCTGCGTGCACGGTCTCGCGGCCGCCGGCGGTGTCGGCAAGGCGATCGCGGAGTGGATCGTCGACGGCCAGCCGGAACTCGACATGTCCACCATGGACATCCGCCGGTTCGGCCCGCACGCGGCCAGCCGGTCCTGGGCGACGGCCAAGGCGCTCGACGCGTACTCCCGCTACTACGACGTGGTCTATCCGCACACCGAGTGGACGGCCGGGCGACCGCTGCGCCGCTCGGCGATCTGGCCGCGGACGCTGGAGGCCGCGCTCGGCGAGAAGGCCGGCTGGGAGCGGGTGAACTGGTTCCCGGCGCGGCCGTCGGACCCCGACGCCGTGCGTCCCGCCGGCTGGGCGGGTCGGGTGTGGTCGCCGGCGATCGCCGCTGAGTGCCGGGCGACCGCGTCGGCGGCGGGCCTGTTCGACCAGTCGTCGTTCGCGAAGCTGGACGTCCGCGGGCCTGGCGCGGCCGCCTTTCTCCAGTGGATGTGCGCCAACGACGTCTCCCGTCCGGTGGGCGCGGTGACCTACACGCAGCTGCTGAACGCCCGCGGCGGCATCGAGGCCGACCTGACCGTGACCCGCCTGGGGCCGGACCACTTCCGCGTCGTGACCAGCACGGCTTCGGGGGTACGCGACGCCGCCTGGCTGCGCCGCCACGCCCCCGCGGACGTGGTGGTAGACGACGTGACCGGTGCGTACGGCTGCCTGTGCCTGTGGGGTCCGGCCGCCCGCGAGATCGTGGCGCCGCTGGTCGACGGCTCGCTCGACACCCGCTTCATGCGGGCGAGCCGGGTCACGCTGGGCCCGGTGCCGGTGCTGGCCCAACGGGTGACCTTCGTGGGTGAGTTCGGCTGGGAGTTCTACGCGCCGACGGAGTACGTCCTGACGCTCTGGGACCTGATGGTCGACGCGGGCGCGCCACACGGCCTGCGCCCGGCGGGCTACCGGGCCATCGAGTCGATGCGGCTGGAGAAGGGCTACCGGGTGTGGGGCTCGGACATCACGCCCGAGACCACGCCGAACGAGGCCGGGCTGTCGTTCGCGGTCCGGACCGACAAGGACTTCCTGGGCAGCGCCGCGTTACGGGGCGCGTCCCCGACGCGCCGCCTGCGCTGCCTGGTCCTCGACGACCCGACGGCCGTCTGCCTGGGCACGGAACCGGTCCGGGTGGCGGGGGAACCGGTCGGCCGGGTCACCTCCGGCGGCTACGGCTACCGCGTTGAGGCGTCGATCGCCTACGCCTACCTTCCGTCTACTGTGGAGCCTGGCGAGCGGGTGGAGGTAGGGATGTTCGGCGGGTGGCAGGACGCCACCGTGGTGAGGGAACCGTTGTACGACCCGGAGAACCGCCGCATCCGCGGCTAG
- a CDS encoding EAL domain-containing protein: protein MALSAPEISSSGAQRYAGRWARAIARRAFVPMSSEEVEKLLAGHAVRLAEVLRADEFTAEPGREVGRALVAVNLSEPETLGWSLRALADHLVDDVVPGLDRPDLTARVTQLQAALAEGFAWALRDRTFAQQERISRSAWEARNEAEQALRDSEARFRAVFSGAAIGIGIADLSGAIVDVNQSFADMLGYSRDELREINVSRLFHADDGPEMWRLYEELIEGKRDRVRVEKRYYRKDGSQLWTDLAVSLVRFDDGRPRFTVAMVQDITERYALQQRLRFQALHDPLTGLPNRTLFFERLEAVLQDPAHDGRVGVCFLDLDGFKAVNDTLGHDVGDKLLVVVAGRLAEAVAGAGHLVARMGGDEFVILVADVDEDGAAVEVAESALRAVAEPVHIGAHQLAVSASVGIVDRFAADGAATDLMKAADTTLYWAKAEGGRGRWARYDPERAAREATSTALAAALPAALARDEFVVEYQPIVSLDSGEIRAVEALIRWQHPTLGLLSPDQFIGLAEETGLIVRLGQWVLERSCVEAGRWHKEFPRARLMVSVNLSARQVSDPEIVDQVAGALRASGLPPDLLQLELTESAVMATGGEPVRALRRLAGTGVRLAIDDFGTGYSNLAYLRQLPIHSLKLAGPFVDGMRAQDPASVVAERIVDALVRLAHALGLSVTAESVETAEQVERLTALGCDSGQGRHFGNPVAPSAIAARLRSAARED, encoded by the coding sequence ATGGCCCTCTCCGCACCGGAGATCAGCAGCTCGGGCGCGCAGCGCTACGCCGGGCGGTGGGCACGCGCCATTGCCCGGCGGGCGTTCGTACCCATGTCGTCCGAAGAGGTCGAAAAGCTGTTGGCCGGGCACGCGGTCCGGCTCGCCGAGGTGTTGCGGGCCGACGAGTTCACGGCCGAGCCGGGGCGCGAGGTGGGCCGGGCGCTGGTCGCGGTCAACCTCAGCGAGCCGGAGACGCTCGGCTGGTCGTTGCGGGCGCTGGCCGACCACCTGGTCGACGACGTGGTGCCCGGGCTCGACCGGCCCGACCTGACCGCGCGCGTCACGCAACTGCAGGCGGCACTGGCGGAGGGCTTCGCCTGGGCGCTGCGCGACCGCACGTTCGCCCAGCAGGAACGGATCAGCCGGTCCGCCTGGGAGGCGCGCAACGAGGCCGAGCAGGCGTTGCGCGACAGCGAGGCCCGGTTCCGCGCGGTGTTCAGCGGCGCCGCGATCGGCATCGGCATCGCCGACCTGTCGGGCGCCATCGTCGACGTCAACCAGTCGTTCGCCGACATGCTGGGCTACTCGCGCGACGAGCTGCGCGAGATCAACGTAAGCCGCCTGTTCCATGCCGACGACGGTCCCGAGATGTGGCGGCTCTACGAGGAGCTGATCGAGGGCAAGCGCGACCGCGTACGCGTCGAGAAGCGCTACTACCGCAAGGACGGCAGCCAGCTCTGGACCGACCTCGCCGTCAGCCTCGTCCGCTTCGACGACGGCCGGCCCCGCTTCACGGTGGCGATGGTCCAGGACATCACCGAGCGCTACGCATTGCAGCAGCGCCTGCGTTTCCAGGCCCTGCACGACCCGCTGACCGGCCTGCCCAACCGCACGCTCTTCTTCGAGCGCCTCGAGGCCGTGCTCCAGGACCCGGCCCACGACGGCCGCGTCGGCGTCTGCTTCCTCGACCTCGACGGCTTCAAGGCCGTCAACGACACGCTCGGCCACGACGTCGGCGACAAGCTGCTCGTCGTCGTCGCGGGGCGGCTCGCCGAGGCGGTCGCCGGCGCCGGCCACCTGGTCGCCCGGATGGGCGGCGACGAGTTCGTCATCCTGGTCGCCGACGTCGACGAGGACGGCGCCGCGGTCGAGGTGGCGGAGTCGGCCCTGCGCGCCGTCGCCGAGCCCGTCCACATCGGAGCGCACCAGCTCGCGGTTTCGGCCAGTGTCGGAATCGTGGACCGGTTCGCCGCCGACGGCGCCGCCACCGATCTGATGAAGGCCGCCGACACCACGCTCTACTGGGCCAAGGCCGAGGGTGGGCGCGGCCGGTGGGCCCGCTACGACCCCGAGCGCGCGGCCCGCGAGGCGACCAGCACCGCCCTGGCCGCGGCGCTGCCGGCGGCGCTCGCCCGCGACGAGTTCGTCGTGGAATACCAGCCGATCGTCTCGCTCGACAGCGGCGAGATCCGGGCCGTCGAGGCGTTGATCCGGTGGCAGCACCCGACGCTCGGGCTGCTCTCGCCAGACCAGTTCATCGGGCTCGCCGAGGAGACGGGCCTGATCGTGCGGCTCGGCCAGTGGGTCCTGGAGCGCTCCTGCGTCGAGGCCGGCCGGTGGCACAAGGAGTTCCCCCGCGCCCGGCTGATGGTCAGCGTCAACCTGTCGGCCCGGCAGGTCAGCGATCCGGAGATCGTCGACCAGGTGGCCGGGGCGTTGCGGGCCAGTGGCCTGCCGCCCGACCTGCTCCAGCTCGAGCTGACCGAGAGCGCGGTGATGGCGACCGGGGGTGAGCCGGTGCGGGCGCTGCGCCGGCTGGCCGGCACGGGCGTACGCCTCGCGATCGACGACTTCGGCACCGGCTACTCCAACCTCGCGTACCTGCGGCAGCTGCCCATCCACAGCCTCAAGCTGGCCGGGCCGTTCGTCGACGGGATGCGGGCGCAGGACCCGGCGAGCGTGGTGGCCGAGCGGATCGTCGACGCGCTGGTGCGGCTCGCGCACGCGCTCGGGCTGTCCGTCACCGCGGAGTCGGTGGAGACGGCCGAACAGGTGGAACGGTTGACCGCGCTGGGTTGTGACAGCGGGCAGGGCCGGCATTTCGGCAACCCGGTGGCGCCGTCGGCGATCGCGGCGCGGTTGCGCTCCGCGGCCCGCGAGGATTGA
- a CDS encoding glutamine synthetase family protein: protein MTREPALTLEELAVAVDGGEIDTVALALTDMEGRLQGKRLHGRFFLDEVTEGGAEGCNYLLAVDVDMNTVDGYAMSSWERGYGDFAMVPDLSTLRRVPWQPGTALLLADLAWLDGSGDVSASPRQILRRQLDRLAEHGLSAFAGTELEFVLYRDSYEDAWQRGYRELHPANLYNVDYSLLGTARVEPLLRRIRNEMAGAGLVPESAKGECNLGQHEIAFRYADALTCADHHVIYKNGAKEIAAQEGMSITFMAKPNEREGNSCHIHFSLRDSDDRSAMLGDGPAHLSKTGQHALAGLLATMREFSVLFAPNINSYKRYQPGSFAPTALRWGSDNRTCALRVVGHGQGMRVENRVPGADVNPYLAIAALVAGTIHGIEHELPLEAEFTGNAYGDDSSPRVPSTLREAAALWEESEIARAAFGADVVDHYANRARVELAAFDAAVTDWELFRGFERL from the coding sequence ATGACCCGAGAACCGGCGCTCACGCTCGAAGAGCTCGCGGTGGCCGTCGACGGCGGTGAGATAGACACCGTCGCGCTCGCGCTGACCGACATGGAGGGCCGGCTGCAGGGCAAGCGGCTGCACGGCCGGTTCTTCCTCGACGAGGTCACCGAGGGCGGCGCGGAGGGCTGCAACTACCTGCTGGCCGTCGACGTCGACATGAACACCGTCGACGGCTACGCGATGTCGAGCTGGGAGCGCGGCTACGGCGACTTCGCGATGGTGCCCGACCTGTCCACCCTCCGCCGCGTACCCTGGCAGCCCGGCACCGCCCTGCTCCTCGCCGACCTGGCCTGGCTCGACGGCTCCGGAGACGTGAGCGCCAGCCCGCGGCAGATCCTGCGCCGCCAGCTCGACCGCCTCGCCGAGCACGGGCTGTCGGCCTTCGCCGGCACCGAGCTCGAGTTCGTCCTCTACCGGGACTCCTACGAGGACGCCTGGCAGCGCGGCTACCGCGAGCTGCACCCGGCCAACCTCTACAACGTCGACTACTCGCTGCTCGGCACCGCGCGGGTCGAGCCGCTGCTGCGCCGCATCCGCAACGAGATGGCCGGCGCCGGACTGGTGCCGGAGAGCGCCAAGGGCGAGTGCAACCTCGGCCAGCACGAGATCGCCTTCCGCTACGCCGACGCGCTCACCTGCGCCGACCACCACGTCATCTACAAGAACGGGGCCAAGGAGATCGCCGCCCAGGAAGGCATGTCGATCACCTTCATGGCCAAGCCCAACGAGCGGGAGGGCAACTCCTGCCACATCCACTTCTCGTTGCGCGACAGCGACGACCGCTCGGCGATGCTCGGCGACGGGCCGGCCCACCTGTCGAAGACGGGCCAGCACGCGCTGGCCGGCCTGCTGGCGACGATGCGCGAGTTCAGCGTGTTGTTCGCACCCAACATCAACTCCTACAAGCGCTACCAGCCCGGCTCGTTCGCGCCGACCGCGCTGCGGTGGGGCAGCGACAACCGCACCTGCGCGCTGCGGGTGGTCGGCCACGGCCAGGGCATGCGGGTGGAGAACCGGGTGCCGGGCGCCGACGTCAACCCCTACCTCGCGATCGCCGCGCTGGTCGCGGGCACGATCCACGGCATCGAGCACGAGCTGCCCCTGGAGGCGGAGTTCACCGGCAACGCGTACGGCGACGACTCGTCCCCCCGCGTCCCCAGCACGCTGCGGGAGGCGGCCGCCCTGTGGGAGGAGTCGGAGATCGCGCGCGCGGCGTTCGGCGCCGACGTGGTCGACCACTACGCCAACCGGGCCCGGGTCGAGCTGGCCGCCTTCGACGCGGCGGTCACCGACTGGGAGCTGTTCCGCGGCTTCGAGCGGCTGTGA
- a CDS encoding amino acid permease: MTTTSPETGEQPLDDDAQRLAELGYKQELRRKWSGFSNFAISFSIISILAGCFTTFGQAWNNGGPIAISWGWPLISAFILIIGLCMSELVSAYPTAGGIYWWAAKMGKPVHGWFTGWLNLVGLIAVTASVDYGCATFLNLTLSALFDGWAGTLNQAFLLFVIILALHGIINIWGHAIIDILQNVSVWWHVAGAAAVVLILVFVPDNHQSFQFVFTERFNNSGFGNGDHNGLMFWFFILPLGFLLTQYTITGFDACAHVSEETRGASHAAARGLWQSIFYSAIGGWILLLAFLFAATDVDAINEAGGFSGAIFETALTPVFFKIVIIISTIGQFFCGMSCVTSMSRMTYAFSRDRAVPGWRLWSKVNRDGTPVYAIIAGTVAGGVLTLPALYQYNGIPVAFYAVVSVAVIGLYLAFLIPIALRLRMGDRFRPGPWTLGSRYKVLGWIAVIEIAIISIYFIMPFTPAAVPFSDDFTWSAVNYAPLAVGGVLLAVWLWWLLSARKWFTGPRRTIEEPGVADAWKTP; the protein is encoded by the coding sequence GTGACGACCACGTCGCCCGAGACGGGTGAGCAGCCACTGGACGACGATGCCCAGCGGCTCGCGGAACTCGGCTACAAGCAGGAACTTCGGCGCAAGTGGAGCGGCTTCTCCAACTTCGCCATCTCGTTCTCGATCATCTCGATCCTGGCCGGCTGCTTCACCACGTTCGGCCAGGCCTGGAACAACGGCGGCCCGATCGCCATCTCCTGGGGCTGGCCGCTGATCTCGGCGTTCATCCTGATCATCGGGCTCTGCATGTCGGAGCTCGTCTCGGCGTACCCCACCGCCGGCGGCATCTACTGGTGGGCCGCGAAGATGGGCAAGCCGGTGCACGGCTGGTTCACCGGCTGGCTCAACCTGGTGGGCCTCATCGCGGTGACCGCGTCGGTCGACTACGGCTGCGCCACGTTCCTCAACCTGACGCTGTCGGCGCTGTTCGACGGGTGGGCCGGCACGCTCAACCAGGCGTTCCTCCTCTTCGTGATCATCCTGGCGCTGCACGGCATCATCAACATCTGGGGTCACGCGATCATCGACATCCTCCAGAACGTCTCGGTCTGGTGGCACGTCGCGGGCGCGGCCGCGGTGGTGCTGATCCTGGTGTTCGTGCCGGACAACCACCAGAGCTTCCAGTTCGTCTTCACCGAGCGGTTCAACAACTCCGGCTTCGGAAACGGCGACCACAACGGGTTGATGTTCTGGTTCTTCATCCTGCCGCTGGGCTTCCTGCTCACGCAGTACACGATCACCGGCTTCGACGCCTGCGCGCACGTGTCGGAGGAGACCCGCGGCGCCTCGCACGCGGCGGCCCGGGGCCTCTGGCAGTCGATCTTCTATTCGGCCATCGGCGGCTGGATCCTGCTGCTGGCGTTCCTGTTCGCCGCCACCGACGTCGACGCGATCAACGAGGCCGGCGGCTTCTCGGGCGCCATCTTCGAGACCGCGCTGACCCCGGTGTTCTTCAAGATCGTCATCATCATCTCGACGATCGGCCAGTTCTTCTGCGGCATGAGCTGCGTGACGTCCATGTCGCGGATGACCTACGCGTTCAGCCGCGACCGCGCCGTCCCCGGCTGGCGGCTCTGGTCGAAGGTCAACCGCGACGGCACCCCGGTGTACGCGATCATCGCCGGCACCGTCGCCGGCGGCGTGCTCACCCTGCCGGCCCTCTACCAGTACAACGGCATCCCGGTCGCCTTCTACGCCGTCGTTTCGGTGGCGGTGATCGGCCTCTACCTCGCGTTCCTCATCCCGATCGCGCTGCGGCTCCGGATGGGCGACCGGTTCCGCCCGGGCCCGTGGACGCTGGGCTCCCGCTACAAGGTGCTCGGCTGGATCGCGGTGATCGAGATCGCGATCATCTCGATCTACTTCATCATGCCGTTCACCCCGGCCGCGGTCCCGTTCAGCGACGACTTCACGTGGAGCGCGGTCAACTACGCGCCGCTGGCCGTCGGCGGCGTGCTGCTCGCGGTGTGGCTCTGGTGGTTGCTCTCGGCCCGCAAGTGGTTCACCGGCCCGCGCCGTACGATCGAGGAACCGGGCGTGGCCGACGCATGGAAGACGCCCTGA
- a CDS encoding choline/ethanolamine kinase family protein — protein sequence MRMAERPEAGDVLRRVSLFADRPVRATPVAGGLSHHIWRVDTGGRSYLLRVLDPAVSAAGLGIPPEQEIENTRRAADSGAGARVIEVLPDVPALVLEFLPGRTLHADDVRADEAIPKLAAACRRLHAGPAFANDFDILAKRRELLDICRRHDLGIPAGYHDRQSIVDAIGVAIARQPAQVRPCHNDLLPENFIDLAGDVRIVDYQLSGNNDPAFELGDIAAEADFDPDRTAALATAYYGTETVPALIARVRLNQVLSNVTWTLWFSVHHGLLSARTSTFDYAGEAADKWARATRDLDAPELGRLIDAAAGRTATPL from the coding sequence ATGCGGATGGCGGAGCGACCCGAGGCGGGCGACGTGCTGCGCCGCGTCTCGCTCTTCGCCGATCGTCCGGTGCGCGCCACCCCGGTCGCCGGTGGACTGTCGCACCACATCTGGCGCGTCGACACCGGTGGGCGCAGCTATCTGTTGCGGGTGCTCGACCCGGCGGTTTCCGCGGCCGGCCTGGGCATCCCGCCCGAGCAGGAGATCGAGAACACCCGGCGGGCGGCCGACAGCGGTGCCGGCGCCCGGGTGATCGAGGTGCTGCCCGACGTGCCGGCGCTCGTGCTGGAGTTCCTGCCGGGCCGCACGCTGCACGCCGACGACGTGCGGGCCGACGAGGCGATCCCCAAGCTGGCGGCCGCGTGCCGGCGGCTGCACGCCGGCCCGGCCTTCGCCAACGACTTCGACATCCTGGCCAAGCGGCGCGAGCTGCTCGACATCTGCCGCCGGCACGACCTGGGAATCCCGGCCGGCTACCACGACCGACAGTCCATCGTGGACGCGATCGGCGTCGCGATCGCGCGGCAGCCGGCCCAGGTAAGACCGTGCCACAACGACCTGCTGCCCGAGAACTTCATCGACCTGGCCGGCGACGTGCGCATCGTCGACTACCAGCTGTCCGGCAACAACGACCCGGCCTTCGAGCTGGGTGACATAGCGGCCGAGGCCGACTTCGACCCCGACCGGACGGCGGCCCTCGCGACCGCCTACTACGGCACGGAGACCGTACCCGCGCTGATCGCCCGGGTCCGGCTCAACCAGGTTCTGTCCAATGTCACCTGGACGCTCTGGTTCTCCGTGCACCACGGCCTGTTGAGCGCGCGCACGTCGACCTTCGACTACGCGGGCGAAGCGGCCGACAAATGGGCCCGGGCCACCCGCGATCTCGACGCACCCGAGCTGGGACGCCTGATCGACGCCGCCGCGGGCCGCACGGCCACCCCGTTATGA
- a CDS encoding FCD domain-containing protein, translated as MPLWRPVRGGNAFEITVSRLAQAIRLGLVGEGDRLPPERELAEQLQVSRVTLREAIRALREAGFLESRRGRTGGTFVVTPGTVEKGRRPTRPRHGGAAELARRMGDALHDALDFRRVLEPGAAGLAATRTLAAVDRQRLVASLTASRDRDPATRRVADSRLHLAIAAASGSPSLAAAVADVQLTLDGLLASIPVIKKNLDHSDLQHTRVVDAILAGDAAAARATMEEHCDGTAVLLRGLLG; from the coding sequence GTGCCGCTGTGGCGGCCCGTCCGCGGGGGCAACGCCTTCGAGATCACCGTTTCGCGGCTCGCGCAGGCCATCCGGCTCGGGCTCGTCGGCGAAGGTGACCGGCTGCCGCCCGAGCGGGAGCTCGCCGAGCAGCTCCAGGTCAGCCGGGTCACCCTGCGGGAGGCGATCCGGGCGCTGCGCGAGGCCGGCTTTCTCGAGTCGCGGCGCGGGCGGACCGGCGGCACCTTCGTGGTGACGCCGGGAACCGTCGAGAAGGGACGGCGGCCGACCCGGCCGAGGCACGGCGGCGCCGCCGAGCTGGCGCGGCGGATGGGCGACGCCCTGCACGACGCGCTCGACTTCCGGCGGGTGCTGGAGCCCGGGGCGGCGGGGCTGGCGGCGACCCGGACCCTCGCGGCCGTCGACCGACAGCGGCTCGTGGCCAGCCTGACCGCCTCCCGCGACCGCGACCCGGCCACCCGCCGCGTGGCCGACTCCCGGCTGCACCTGGCCATCGCGGCCGCGAGCGGGAGCCCGTCGCTGGCCGCGGCGGTGGCCGACGTGCAGCTCACGCTCGACGGTTTGCTGGCCAGCATTCCGGTCATCAAGAAGAACCTGGACCACTCCGACCTGCAACACACCCGGGTCGTCGACGCGATTCTCGCCGGGGACGCGGCCGCCGCGCGGGCGACGATGGAGGAGCACTGCGACGGGACCGCCGTGCTGCTGCGTGGCTTGCTCGGATGA